The Bacteroidota bacterium genome includes a window with the following:
- a CDS encoding DUF2851 family protein, with protein MTNKISNHIKEDFVQAVWQHLWFDIKELQTVDGKPIQIIKTGNLNRNSGPDFSEAMIEIDGIKWAGNVEIHTKSSDWKTHGHQNDSAYNNVILHVVLYHDADIQTANNNTIPVLELYKRINPALIERYKFLLAQEQSIPCKDL; from the coding sequence ATGACAAACAAAATAAGCAATCATATAAAGGAAGACTTTGTGCAGGCTGTATGGCAGCACCTTTGGTTTGATATCAAAGAACTGCAAACTGTTGATGGGAAGCCCATACAGATTATTAAAACGGGCAATTTGAACCGTAATTCAGGGCCTGATTTTTCGGAAGCCATGATAGAAATTGACGGAATTAAGTGGGCGGGAAATGTAGAGATACATACCAAAAGTAGTGATTGGAAAACACATGGGCACCAAAATGATTCTGCTTACAATAATGTAATTTTGCATGTGGTATTATATCATGATGCTGATATACAAACAGCCAATAATAATACAATTCCTGTTTTGGAATTATATAAACGAATTAATCCTGCTTTAATAGAACGATACAAATTTCTGTTAGCACAGGAACAATCTATTCCTTGCAAAGACTTGG
- a CDS encoding FkbM family methyltransferase: MTVKDLIREILIQLRLDLTKNLKYDRLTRIIIQRTVNQKSVCIDVGCHKGEILDLILKEAPKQKHYGFEPIPILYHNLLTKYKDQAHIFNCALSDQQGETTFNYVKNAPAYSGIKQRKYAVEKPDIETLQVKLEKLDDIIPDNEKIDLIKIDVEGGEFNVLKGAVKVIQKSKPYIIFETGLGASEYYGTKPEELYDFFENELQSKIYTLQNWIDCKAALSKVDFLKLYNTNAEYYFIAKG, from the coding sequence ATGACCGTAAAAGACCTTATCCGCGAGATACTGATACAGCTAAGGCTAGACCTCACCAAGAACCTAAAATACGATAGGCTTACCCGCATTATTATACAAAGAACCGTGAACCAAAAATCTGTTTGCATAGATGTGGGGTGTCACAAAGGCGAAATATTGGATTTGATTTTGAAAGAAGCCCCCAAGCAAAAACATTATGGCTTTGAACCTATCCCAATATTATATCATAACCTGCTAACAAAATATAAAGATCAAGCCCATATATTTAATTGTGCACTGAGTGACCAACAGGGCGAGACCACTTTTAATTATGTGAAGAATGCTCCTGCATATAGTGGAATAAAGCAGCGAAAATATGCTGTGGAAAAGCCCGATATCGAAACTTTGCAGGTGAAACTGGAAAAACTGGACGATATTATCCCCGACAATGAAAAAATAGATTTGATTAAAATTGATGTGGAAGGAGGTGAGTTTAATGTGTTAAAGGGAGCAGTGAAAGTAATTCAAAAAAGCAAACCCTATATTATTTTTGAAACAGGATTGGGGGCTAGCGAATATTATGGTACCAAGCCAGAAGAGTTATATGATTTTTTTGAAAATGAGCTACAGTCAAAAATTTATACGTTGCAAAACTGGATCGATTGTAAAGCAGCATTAAGCAAAGTCGACTTCTTAAAGCTATATAATACCAATGCTGAATATTATTTCATAGCAAAAGGATAA